CGACCGCTTTGATGACGCCGGTTTCCGGTTTCACGTACGATGGGAAGACATCGATTAAGTCTTCGAACTTCGCTCGGTGCGTGATCCAAGGTCCGGTGTCGATCTTACCGGCCTCGATCAACTGGATAATGTTCGAGAAGTCGGGCGAGAGTGCGTTGCGGCTGCAAAGCAGAGTCCCTTCCGGTCGATGAAAAAGCGGATGCCGGAACTTCACCTCTTCGGTGGTGATGCCGACGAAGACGAGCCGGCCGCCGTGGCAAATGAGCGTGAACGCATTCGACATCGAGGCTACGCTGCCCGAGGCGTCGATGACGACGTCGGGCAGATGGCCGTCGGTCAGTTCGCGCAGTTCTTTCTCCAGGTTTTCGCTCGGCTTCAGCGTGTGTTCGATCCCCATCGTGCGTCGGCAGAATTCGAGTCGGCCGTCGTTCACGTCGAGCACGATCGTCTTCGCGCCGGTGAGCTTCACGAACTCGAGCGTCGCTAAGCCGATCGGCCCGGCACCGATGATGAGGCACGATTCGTCGGCCTTCAGCGCCGACCGTTCGACGGCGTGGTAGCCGATCGCCAACGTCTCGACGAGCGCGAGTTGCTCGAAGGCCAGCTTCTTCGAGATGTGCAACTTGCGGGCAGGGACGAGAAAATAAGGCCGCAATCCGCCGTCGCAATGGACCCCGAGCGTTTGATGCTTCTCGCAGCAGTTGTTGCGACCGCGCAAGCAGGCGTAGCATTTGCGGCAATTGATATACGGCTCGACCGCGCACCGATCGCCGGGCCTCACGTTCGTCACGTCGCTGCCGACCTCGACGACTTCCACGCCGAGCTCATGGCCGGGAATGCGCGGATAGCTGAAGAACGGCATCTTACCGAGATAGCCGCTCAGATCGGTTCCGCAAATGCCGACGTTGTGTACCCGCACGAGCGCTTCGTCGGCGGCGGGCTTCGCAGGCTCGGCGATCTCGATGCGCTGCCAATGTTTCGGTTCGGCGAGTTGGAGAGCTTTCATGGGCGTGCGTAGAAAAGGGAGAAGTCGGAAACTAGAAACCAGAAAAGGAACGTAGTCGCTATCGAGACCGTGGCCACGCTTGCGATTTCGCGGGCCAGCCGCTGCGGAGCGCAAAGCCGCTAGAGCGGATCGTTATTCTCCGGCCGGCCTTCGATGTAAAACCAGTTGTGAATCGGCTGGAGGATCTCCAACGTATCGGCCAGGAGCTTTCGGTCGATCGGCTGTTCCGACCACTGGACCCATTTGCGCACGTTCGCCGGATTCGCCGAGCCGACGACGCAGGTCGTCAGGTCTTCGTTGTCGATCGAATACTGGAGCGCCAGCTGTGCGATGTCGATGCCGTGCTTCGCGCAATGGTCCGAGGCCCGTTTTGCGCAGTCGCGCACCTCGGGCGTGGCCTTGTGCCATTTCGGGAGCGGCTGGTTCGTGAGCAGGCGGGCGGAGAACGGGGCGGCGTTCATGATGCCGACGTGCTTCGATTTCAAGTACGGCACCAAGTCCGCGAGCATCGTGTTTTGCAGCGTGTAATGGTTGTACGATAAAATGACATCGAGCTCGGCATGATCGAGCACATAGCGAAACATCTTCATCGGATAGCCGCTGACGCCGATGAACCGCACTTTCCCTTGATCGCGAATCTTGCGGAGCGCGGGAAGCGTCTCTTCGACGATCTGGCTCATTTCAACGAACTCGAGGTCGTGGCAGAGCATGATATCGAAATGGTCGACTCCCAAGCGATGCAAACTGACGTCGACGCTTTCGACGACCCGCTTGGCGGAGAAATCGAAATGCGCGGCATCGTAGCGCCCGAGCTTGGTGCCGAGATAATAGCTCGAGCGCGGGACGTCGCGCAGGGTGAGCCCGAGCAAGACCTCGCTCATGCCGCGACCGTAGAAGGGCGAGGTGTCGATGAAGTTCATGCCGAGATCGAGCGCCGTATGCACGCTTTGCATCGCTTCGTTGATGTCGACGCCGCGAAACTCGGCGCCGAGCGACGAGGCCCCGAAGCTGAGCCAAGAGAGATCGAGCCCTGTACGACCGAGCGGACGAAACTTCATACGGCTTCGGCTCCGAATACGAAGGAGAGAGGGTGCGGCAGGCCGGTGAGGCGCGTGATCCGCAGAGGGTGAATCTACCGCGCCGGCCACGTCCGTCTACGGCAAAAGAGCCGCACCTTCGCGACGCCGGCGAGCGGGGCCGGGATTGCTATAATGCATCGCCGGATGCTTGCGCGAGAGGTGCATACGCCGCGATCCGGTGTGTCTGCGAAATCGCAAGCGAAGAGCGGTCTCGATAGCGACTCGGTTCCTTTTCTGGTTTCTAGTTTCTGACTTCTGCCTTTCTTAGCGCCTCATGCACCAGCGTACGCTTACCAAGCTCATCATCCTCGGCGTTCTCGGTTGGGGGGCGTTTCATGCCGTCGGGGCATACCGATTGAATCACAATCCGTCTCGCGCCGCGGTCGTGTTTGCCTGTACATTGCTGTTTCTCGGGTGTTGGCTGGCCGTGTTACGCGTGAGTAGCAGGCGCGTGGCTCGACGCAAGCTGGATGAAGCGCAGGATTAAGAATCACGAGTCTCGGGAGTTTTCGACATGCGTCTCGTTCCGCTGGTGATGTTGCTGTCGTCGATGTCGGTCTTTGCCGCGCGCGGGGCTGCGCCGGTCGAAAGGGATACGCCGCCGAAGATCGAGCGCACGGAGAAGAAGCCCGAAGGGTGGCGGCTATTGATCGATCAGCGCTTGCTCTCGGGAGAACATGCCGAGCTCGGTCGCCGCGCCGAGCGATTGCTGGCCGCGAATCTCTATGAGTTGAGCGAGATCATGCCTGCCGACGCGCTTGCCAAGCTGCGCGCGGTGACGATCGTCGTCGATCTCGATCATGGCCGGCTCACCAATATGCAGTACCATCCCGGCGCCGGTTGGCTCAGCGATCATGGATACGATCCGAAGTTGGTGAAGATGGTTCACATTCCGGCCGCCGGTCGGTTCGTCGACCTGCATCATCGGCGCGTGCAACCTTGGTGCGTGTTGCATGAGCTGGCCCATGCGTACCACGACCAGGTTCTCGGTTTCGACCACGCCGAGGTGCGCGCGGCCTACGATTCCGCCAAGCAGGCCGGCATCTACGACAAGGTGCTCCACATCCAAGGGAACACGACGAAGCACTACGCCCTCACGACTCCGATGGAATACTTCGCCGAGTTGTCGGAAGCGTACATCGGCACGAACGATTTTTATCCCTTCGTCCGTAGCGAGCTCAAGCTGCACGACCCGCGCGCTTATGCGCTGTTGGAAAAGCTTTGGGGTAAACTGCCGTAAGCTAATCAATCGCGCGCGTCTCCTTTTCCGTTTCTCGCAAACTCGTTTCCTATGCCACTCTCTGCGCTCACGACTCCGACCACCGATCCCACGCCGATCTTCGAGCACTTCCGCGGCTCTTACGGCAGTGAGTTGCTGACGGCCGCCGTGGCGCATTTCAACCTCTTCGAGCATGCCGCGGCGCAGCCGAGCAGGCCCGCGGAACTGGCCGCGAAGCTCGGTCTGGCGGCTCGTCCGGCCGTCGTGCTGTTCACGGCATTGCGTGCGATGAACTTGCTCGAGCTCGACGGCGCTGGACGAATCTTGCCGACGGTCGTTGCGCGCGAACATCTCATGGCCGGTGGTTCGTTTTACGTCGGCGACTATCTCGGCCTCGCCGCGGAAGCGCCGGGCGTCGTCGGGATGGTCGAACGACTCCGCACGAACCGACCCTACGGCGTTGCGCCGCCATGCGAACCGGCTCTGCCGACGGCGAGCGCCGGCGACGGTGCCGCGTTTATTTATCGCGAGGGAATGCCGTCGGCAATGGAGCAAGAAGCGTCGGCTCGGCATCTGACGCTTGCGCTCGCCGGTCGGGCAAAGAACGTCGCTCCGGCCGTCGCCGCGCAGTTGAACTTAGACGGCGCGAAGATCCTCTTAGATCTCGGCGGCGGCACCGGAATCTATTCGATCGCCTTGGTGCAGAAGAATCCCGAGTTGAAAGCGATCGTGTTCGACAGGCCCGAGGTGCTGAAGGTGGCTGCCGAGATGACCGCGGCGTATGGGGTGAACGAGCGGGTCGAGCTTGTGCCCGGCGATATGTTCGCCGATCCGTTGCCGACCGGCTGCGACGTGGTGTTGCTGTCGAACATCTTGCACGATTGGGACTTGCCGGAATGCACGACGTTGCTGGCTCGCGCCGCCGATGCGCTGCCGCCTGCTGAACAGGGAGCCGGACAGGGGGCCGGCGGGCGAATCGTGATTCACGACGTGTTCCTCAACGATGCCCTCGACGGCCCGTTGCCGATCGCCCTGTATTCGGCGGCCCTCTTCACGCTCACGGAAGGACGGGCCTACAGTGCGAACGAATACCGTGCGATGCTCCGGTCGATCGGCTTCACGGCCGGCGAGGTCGAGCCGACGGCGATCCACTGCGGTCTGCTGACCGGCACGCGGTAGAGCGAGTCTGCGAAACATAAATTCATTACAAATCGTTTTGTTTCGCGAGCGCGATGAGCTAAATTTACTTGCCGCTTCCGGCGAAAGTCGAACCTCCGGTTAAGAATCGAGCCGAGCATGTGTGCCGAAGAATACGAAGACGATTATCGTTCCGAGCTTGAAGACGACGCCGCGGACGACGGCTCGCAGGAAGCCGAGCACGAAGAAGTCGCACCCGAGCATGTGATCGAGCCGGAGCTGCAGCAGCCTACGCCGCGCACCGTGAAGCAGCGGATGGGCGTGCATGTGGTGCGCTGGATCCTTCTGCTGGTGTTGATCTTGGTGCCCGGCGGCCTGACGCTGCTCGGGAGAAACAGCCAAGCCAATTGGACGGCGCTGCGCGATCACGGCGTCGACGCGATCGCGCGCGTCGTAGGTAAGACGGCGCGCAAGACGGGAAAAAACGGGCACGCACCGCGGGCGAATTACGCCTATTTCGTCGACGGAATGCCGCATAACTTGAGCATCGATCTCTCCGATCATGAATATAACGAACTGCGGATGGGGACCGAACTGAAGGTGGCCTATCTGCCGGAGAAGCCCGGCGTGGCGAAGCCCCGCGCGACGCTCGATGGAGGAGGCACTTATGCGTCGGAAGCGATCGGGCTGTGGGTCGTGGCCGGTGTCGTAGCTTTGATTGTTTTAGGTGGCTTGATCTATGCCGAGCGGCTTCGTTCGCGACGACTCGCCCTCGCTCGCGACGGCACGGCGATCGCCGCCTCGACGCTCGACATCGCCCGAGTGTCGCTCAAGAAGAACAACACGCAATGGAAGATCGCTTATACGTTCGAGCATCAAGGGGAGACGCTGGAAGGGAAGGCGACGCTGGAGCAGAAGGTCGTTCAGCCGCTGCTGACCGTAACCAACCCCGGCGCAACCGTGCTCTACGACCCTTACGACCCGCGACGCCACGAGCTGTATCTCGGGGTACAGCAATCGGTGACCGTCTTGAAGCGCGACCAGGGCATGTCGGGCTACGGAAACGGTTGACATCGGCAGAGCTCGCGGACCTGCGCAAGAGTGCCCGTTCGTCGGAGCGAGGACCGCGCCTCATGATTCTCCACGTCGACATGGACGCCTTTTACGCTTCGGTCGAAGAGCGCGACGATCCGTCGCTCGTCGGCAAGCCGGTCGTCGTCGGAGGGACGGCGGAAGGGCGCGGCGTCGTCGCGGCGGCCAACTACGAAGCGCGGAAATACGGCGTGCATAGCGCGATGGCGTCGTCCGTTGCGCGGCGGCTCTGTCCGCATGCGGTTACTTTGAAGCCGCGCATGGATCGCTACGCCGCGGAGTCGCGGAAGATTCGGACGATCTTCGAGCAATTTACGCCGCTGGTCGAGCCGTTGTCGCTCGACGAGGCGTTTCTCGACGTCACCGGCAGCGAATCGATCTTCGGTTCCTCGGCCGAGATCGGGCGGCAAATCAAACGCCGCATTCGCGCAGAGCTTGGGCTCGTCGCGTCGGTCGGCACGGCGCCGAATAAGTTTCTCGCGAAGATCGCGAGCGACGTCGGCAAGCCCGACGGGTTCGTGGAAGTCCATGCCGCCGGCGTGCAGGAGTTTCTCGATCCGCTTCCGGTCGGTCGGTTGTGGGGCGTGGGGAAGGTGACGGGGCAAGCGTTCGAGAAGATCGGCATTCGGACGATCGGACAACTCCGCTTGCTGTCGGCCGACTCGTTGACCACGCTGTTCGGATCGGCCGGCGAACACTATCGCCGCCTCGCGCACGGGATCGACGATCGGCGCGTCGTGCCGGACAGGGAAGCGAAATCGATCTCGAACGAAACGACCTTCGCCGCGGACATCGCCGAAATGGAACTGCTGCGGGCGTGGCTCGTCGAGCTCGTCGAACAGACGGCCCGACGTTTGCGCAGGCACTCGCTGAAAGGACGAACCGTCGATCTCAAGGTCCGGTTCGCCGACTTCAAGACGATCTCGCGCTCCGTCACGTTGCCGCAACCGACGAACATCACGCAAGAACTGCTCGACGCAGGCCTGGCACTGCTCACCGAACGCTTGCCGCCGCGGCACTTGCCCGTCCGGCTGCTCGGCTTCGGCGTGACCGGCTTCGACCATTCGGGCAGTTCGCAACGACAACTGTTCGACGAGCCGGATCGAGAGCGGCTGAAAAGTTTAGACCGGGTGGCGGACCAAATCGCGGCGAAGTTCGGCTCGGCGGCGCTGCGCCGCGGCACGCGCCCGAGCGACGAGTAAGCGCGCTCCCGACCACGAACTACGAACCAAGAACCACGAACGAGAATCGTCATGCAGATTTGGGTCGATGCCGATGCTTGCCCGACGATGATCAAGGAGTTGTTGTATCGCGCCGTGAAGCGGACGAAGGTGAAGCTGACGCTCGTCGCGAATCAATCGCTGCGGACGCCGAAGTCGGAATTCATCGACACGATTCTCGTGCCGTCGGGGATGAACATCGCCGATCGGAAGATCGTCGAACTCGTCGGACCCGGCGACTTGGTCATCACGGCCGACATTCCGCTCGCGGCCGATGTCGTCGCTAAGGGAGGCTTGGCGCTCGATCCGCGCGGCGAGCTTTACAGCGATGCGAACGTCGGGCAGCGCGTCGCGGTGCGGAATCTGTTCGATGGGCTGCGCGGCGAAGGGCAAATCATGGGAGGCCCTGCCAACTACACGTTGAAGGATCGACAGGCGTTCGCGAACCAACTGGACCGTTGGCTTGCGAAAGTTCCGAAGAGCTGAACTCGTCGGCAGGCTTAGTCGACGACCGTGAGGTTCGTTTCGGCGACGATGCGGCCTTCCCCTTCGCCATGCGTCGCGCGGACCATGAGCGGCATGTTGAACGGCCCGGCACCCCCGGCGAAACGGAGCTTGAGCACGGCGTCGTTCTCGCCGGCCGGCACGACGAACGGCTCCGACGTCAGGCCCATGATGTGCGGCGGCGGCAGGAGCTCGACTCGGATCGGGCCGTTGAGCCCGGCATCGCGATCGATCTTTACGTGGATTTCGGCCGGCATTTCCGAGGTCGGCACGATCGTCTCGGGCGTGAGCGTGAGGTTCATCCGGCCCGGCGCGATGATCAGCGAAAGCTGCTCGTTCTGATGCTGCGACGTAAAGCTCACTTTGTGCTTGCGACCGGTGCCGTCGTCGACGATGCCGACCAGCGTGACGACGCTCCGACTTGTGCGCGCGAGCTCCATCCACGGCGGAAGATAAACGGCATAGTCGAACGAGTCGACTCCCGGAGCGATCGTCATCTTGCGGCCTTGCACACCTTGCAGGTGCCGCATTTGTTTCTCGGCCAAGGCGACTTCGAGCGGGCCGGTGTAGCCGTTGCGCTCGATGTTGAAACGCTTGATGAACACGCTGCCGCGCGTGGCGAACGGCAAGCCGAACACGGCGACCGACTTGAACGGCGTCGGAATGCCGACGGCGAGCATGAGCCGCTGCTCGGCTGGATCGCCGAACTTCGTGGCGATGACGCGCGGGCCGGGTTGTTTGTTTTGCGGCGGTGCGATCTCCAGCGTAGCGACGGCCGTCTTCTCGACCCCTTCGTTTTCGACGACCATCTTTCCCTTTTCCAGCTTCTCGACGCGGCCGATCCTCGCCTTGCCTCGGATTAGAACGTTGCCGAGCTCGATCGGGGCCGCTTCCGCCGCTTGAAACGTGAGGTCGAGATCGTTGCGGCCTTTCGGGATCTGCTTCGCCGAAGCGGTGATGCCGACGGGTAGCCCCTCGAACTCGAGATCGACGGCCTCGGCGAAGCCACCCAAGCGTTCGAGCTTGAGCTTGAGCCTGCCCGACGCTCCGCGCAGCGCCGTGACGACATCGCTGCCGAACGTGAGTTGAAAGTCGGGAGCGGCGGCGGTGGTAACGTAGAGCCGATAGCCGAACTCCGGGCCGCCGCGCTGCGCCGAGCGTTCTTGAATCCGAACGCGGTACGTGCCGTCGGCCGGAGGGACGAAGCGAAGTTTGGAATCGGAATCGTTGCCGCTGAGGTCGTCGTTTTCGATCACGAGCTTGCCGGTTTCATCTTCGACCGTCAACACGGAATCGAGCGCCGAACCGAGTCGGCCGGCGCGGACTTCAAGATCGAGCGGCTCGGCCTTTTTGGCATCGAGCAGCCAGTAGTCGATGTCTCCCGGCGCGGCGATCCGTCCGTTGGCGACGGTCGGTGCGCTTAGCTTCGGCTGGCTCGACTTCCCTTGGTCGTTCGGTTCCGCCTCCCGTCGTTCTTCGTACATCGAGGTCTCGAACACGAGCGGATTCGTCACGGCGCCGGCGACGGCAAACGTGCCGTGAAACGCCACGCCGGCCTCGGCCGGAATCTTGAGCGGTTGAGCGACGCTGGGGACATTCACACCGACGAGTTCGATGTCGGTCGTCGCGCCCCGTTTGCCGCCGAGCGGGTACGTGCTGAAAACGTGCGGACGATCCGAGATGGTGAGGCGATAGACGTGCGTTTGCAGACCGAGATACGCGGCGTCGTAGATGCGGGCACGATAGGTTCCGTCGGCAGGGGGCGTGAAGACGATCAGCGGGTCTTCGTCGAAGTGATCGCCGGAGAGAGCCAGTCGGCGACCCGTGGCGTCGATGATCTCAAGCTGAGCGTCGAGCGGCGAGCCGATCCGCGCGGCGTTGACTTCGACCCGAACGGCGCGCCCTTTCTTGGCCGTGAACGACCACTCGTCGATGTCTTCGCGCGGGAAGACGCGACCGTTGATCGTCACAGGCATCGTGACGGCGACCGGGATCGGCGCGCCGTCGATCTCTTGCTCGATCACTTCCGGCTCGTCGCCGACGACGAAGCGCATCGCCGAAGTAATTCCTTGGCTGGAGGAGACCCGCCAGAGTCGCTCACCGACGGCGGCGTCTTTCGCGATCGGAAGCTTCGCGGCATACTCGCTCGGGTAATCTTCCTGACGTTGCGAATCGGGGAGCGGAATCACCGGCCCTTCGAACCAAATTCCCTTCGTGCGGCGGATCACGGTCGGAGCGGCGATGCCCGAGCCTTGCCAATGGAGCGGGCATTCGTCGTGCAGGTTCATGCCGCCGATGCGGACGTCGACCGTCGTGCCGCGCTGCCCACCGGCCGGGAAGATATATAGGGCCGCAGGCTCATCGGCGCGAAGCGACGAGGCGGTGCAGCAGAGGGCCGCTGCGATCACGAGAGTCCACTGGGCACGAACCATGACCGAAAATCTCCGCGAACACGAATGCTCAGACCACTTGCTCAGACCACTGACTACCGACCACTTTCCTCAACTACATCAACGGCGTAATCGGCTTACCGCTGTTGACGATCTTAATCGGCCGACCTTCGGGCGTATGGAACTCCGCTTCCGGATCGATGCCCATCAGGGTGCAGATCGTCGCCCCGAGGTCTTCCGGGCCGTGCGGCAGATCGGCCGGCTTCTCGGCGCGCGAGTCGCTTTTGCCTTCGACCCGCCCTCCCTTGATGCCGCCGCCGGCCATCATGACGGTATACACCGGGCCCCAGTGATCGCGTCCGGCGTTCTTGTTGATGCGCGGAGTCCGGCCGAACTCGCCGCTGATGACGACGAGGGTCGAATCCAACAGGCCGCGCGTCGCGAGGTCTTCGAGCAGCGTGCTGAGCGCGGAGTCGAGCTTCGGCAGCAGGTCGGTTTTGAGGACGTTGAAGTTGTTGTCGTGCGTGTCCCAGTTGTGATGGTCGATCGTCACGCAGCGAACGCCTGCCTCGACGAGCCGACGAGCCATGAGGCACGATTGGCCGAGAGTATGGCGACCGTAAGCATCGCGCAACGCGGCCGGCTCGGCATGAATGTCGAACGCTTGCTTCGCGGCCGGCGAGGTCATGAGATCGAACGCCCGGCGACGGAACTCGCTCGTCGCGCCGGCTTGGGCATTCGCGCGGACTTCGCCCGCTTTCTGGAAACGGTCGATCTTCGCCAGCATGGCGTGCCGAGCTTCGAGGCGGTCGGCGGCGATGTTCAGCGGCGGCACCACGTCGGGCACGGAGAAGCGCGGAGCGCTCGGATCGGCTTCGATCGTGAACGGAGCGGCCGAAGCGCCGAGGTAGGCCGAGCCGCCGCTCGCCGCTGCGCGCGGCAAGCAGACATACGGCGGCACCGAGCCGCGGGCACCCAGACTTTGCGCAACAATCGAACCGAACGACGGGAAGTGGTTGTTCGGGCTAAGGCCGCCGTTGAAGCCGGCTTGCGGGAAGTAGCCGGTGAGCATGTAGTGATCGGCCGCGCCGTGGTCGCTGCTCTTTTGGTTGAATGAGCGGATCAGCGCGAGCTTGTCCATCTGCTTCGAGATGCGAGGAATATGCTCGCCGACTTGAATGCCCGGCACGTTGGAGTCGATCGGGCGGAAGTCGCCGGCGAATTCGCTCGGAGCGTTCGGCTTCATGTCGAACGTGTCGATCGTGCTTAAGCCCCCTTTGAGAAACACGTAGATGAACGACTTCGCCTTGGCGCGACGTTGTCCTTCCGTGCCCGACTTCGCTTCCGCCGCGAGCAGGCCGGACAACGTCATCGGCATGCCTACGAGGCTCGCGGCACCGATACGCAAAACATCGCGGCGAGCGATTCCATCGCAAAATTGACGATTCATAGGAACCAAATCCGTGTTCGAGATTTCGTGCAGGGCAGGTGTACTAAGAGCGCGTGTTCTAAGCAGGCTTCCGGCGGCATCAATGGTTGAAAGTAAATTCGAGCGTGTTCAGCAAACTCCAAGCGAGATCTTCGACCGACTCTTGCCGCTTGACGTTCGGCCGACGGAAGAAGTCGAGAGCCGCACGGCGTTCGTCTTCGCTGGGGTAGCGGGCATAGAAGGTCAGGTAGAGCTCGTCGACCAGTTGCTTGTCGTCGCTGATCGTAGCGACGAGGTGCTTGATCCGGCCGCCGGCGTGGTCGAGCTTCTGCTCGATCTCCGGAGAGTTCATCAGGTGCAATACTTGCGACACATTCGGAGCGACGCTCCGTTCGCACGAGCAAGCGGTAGCTCGCAACGGGCGGCCGAAGATGCGGAGGAAGTAGTGCGCTGCGCGGCTATCCCAAAGCTGGATGGCTCGGCTTCCTTGCGGAGTGCCGGCGAATTTCTCGGGGACACCGGTCGTCTGACAAACGGCGTCGAGCAGCACTTCGGCCGGCATCCGTTTGAAGAGAGCCCGCGAGTAGTTCTGCTCGTCGCGCTCGTTGCCGGCGCTCGGTTCGGTCGAACGTTGATAGGTGGCCGAAGCGATGATGACGCGCATCAGTTGGCGCACGTCGAACTGATGGCTCGACAGGTGCTCGGCCAGCGCGGCGAGAAGTTCCGGATTGCTCGGCGGGTTCGTCGCCCGGACGTCGTCGACCGGCTCGACGAGTCCTCGGCCGAGGAAGTGAGCCCAGAGGCGGTTCGATAAGTTGCGGGCGAACCAAGGGTTGTCGCGCTTCGTCATCCAGTCGGCGAGCCCGACGCGGCGGTCTTCCAGCAGCTTCGCGGCCTTGGCTTGCGCGACGAGCGGGTCGACGGGAGCGGCAGGCGTTGCGGCGTCGGCCTTCGATTCGACGAGCGGCAGAGGCTCGCCGAGCGCGTGCGCCGGAACAACTTCACCCGTGCGCGGGTGCTTCGTCTCGGGGTTGCCGCGGGCGGCGAGTGCAAGGCCGCGCGGCGTCGGCTTCTGTGTGAGCTGCGCGAAGTACGCCGTCATGCCGTAATAGTCGGTTTGGCTCCAGCGATCGTGCGGATGGTGGTGGCAGTCCGCGCACGCGATACGCATCCCGAGAAACACTTGCGACACGGTGCTGGCCCGATCGCCCGGACGTTTGACGACTTGGTAGAACGCCCCTTGCGGCTGTTCGGCCAACGGGCCGTCGGCGGTCAGCAACTCGCGCGCGAATTGATCGAACGGTTTGTTGTCGGCGAAGCTGGAGCGGATCCACTCGTAGTAATCGTGCGCCGGCTTGTGGCCGAGCGTTTCTCGATCGACCCGCAGCAAGTCGGACCACTGGAGAGCCCAGAAGTCGGCGAACTCCGGCCGCTCGAACAATTCCTCGACCCAACGGGCTCGCTTATCGGGACGTGTGTCGGCGAGGAACAGTCGGGCTTCTTCCGCGGTCGGCAACGTGCCGATCAGGTCGAGCGTGATGCGGCGCAGATAGGTGGCGTCGTCGCAGTTGCCGGCCGCCGAGATGTTCAGCCGTTGAAGCTTCGCATTGACGAGCTCGTCGATGAAATTATTGGCCGATGGTTTGGTTGCGCTGCTTTGCGGCAGCGGGGCTTGCGGCACCAGCGCCGAGAAGACGTCGACCTGTCCGTTGTAAGCGGCCATCACGGCGGCTTGGCCCGGCACGTCGCCGATCGAGACCACGCCGGCTTCGTCGACCGTCGCGACCGCCTCGTTGTTCGATTGGTAGCGGGCCAGCTCGGTGACGTCTTCTTCGCGGCCGTCGGTATAGCGAACGACGACCCGCAACGGTTGCTTAGCGCGCGGCTCGAGCAGGCGCTCCTTAGGCTCGAGCCGAATCGAGGCGACTTTAGGATCGTCCGAAGTGCCGAACGGGATGCCGGCCGCGATCCAATCGCGAAGCACCTTATACTCCCGCGATCCGACCGGGATGCGCACGCCGCCGCCGTGAGGCACGGCGCCGCTGGCTTTCGTGAGCAGAAGGCTCTTGTCGGGATCGGCGAGGAAGAGCCTGCGACCACGACCTTCTTTCGAGAGGGCGTCGTAGTCGGCCTGCGCATCGAAACCGAAGACGCTGAGCTTAAAGCCGTTCTGGCCTTCGGCTTTCCCATGGCAACCGGAGTAGTTGCAGGAGTAGCGCGACAGGATGGGAGTGATGTCGTTTTCGAAGTTGAAGCGACGAGCAACCGGAGCGTTCGGCAAGGCGGCTTCGATGTGCGAGGTCGCAAGCAAGGCCACGACACCGCAAAGCATAGCGAGGGTGTTGGGAGTGCCGACCGATAGCATGCGACGGAAGCGCATGGCGAGACGGCGAAGTTCGACGACGGAAGGCATGGGCGATCTCAATCGGCGAGGCAGGAGGGAGGCGAGCGGCAGGGTGGGCGCAGAGGGATGCGCCGAGTCTGGGGTAGGAAAAATCTATCAGCGCTAGTTTATGTTGTTTAAGAGGGGGAAAACAAGTCTATTTCAGTGCGAATGACCGCATGCCGGCTGCTATCTGCACTCACTTTCTTAGATGGTTTTCCGGAATAGACCTTCTCCTAGAATAAATGTCGGCGATACGGCGAGCGGAAAGTCTTCAATTTCGCCCGGGCCGGCGTTCTC
Above is a window of Planctomycetia bacterium DNA encoding:
- a CDS encoding DUF3592 domain-containing protein, with the translated sequence MCAEEYEDDYRSELEDDAADDGSQEAEHEEVAPEHVIEPELQQPTPRTVKQRMGVHVVRWILLLVLILVPGGLTLLGRNSQANWTALRDHGVDAIARVVGKTARKTGKNGHAPRANYAYFVDGMPHNLSIDLSDHEYNELRMGTELKVAYLPEKPGVAKPRATLDGGGTYASEAIGLWVVAGVVALIVLGGLIYAERLRSRRLALARDGTAIAASTLDIARVSLKKNNTQWKIAYTFEHQGETLEGKATLEQKVVQPLLTVTNPGATVLYDPYDPRRHELYLGVQQSVTVLKRDQGMSGYGNG
- a CDS encoding zinc-binding alcohol dehydrogenase family protein, coding for MKALQLAEPKHWQRIEIAEPAKPAADEALVRVHNVGICGTDLSGYLGKMPFFSYPRIPGHELGVEVVEVGSDVTNVRPGDRCAVEPYINCRKCYACLRGRNNCCEKHQTLGVHCDGGLRPYFLVPARKLHISKKLAFEQLALVETLAIGYHAVERSALKADESCLIIGAGPIGLATLEFVKLTGAKTIVLDVNDGRLEFCRRTMGIEHTLKPSENLEKELRELTDGHLPDVVIDASGSVASMSNAFTLICHGGRLVFVGITTEEVKFRHPLFHRPEGTLLCSRNALSPDFSNIIQLIEAGKIDTGPWITHRAKFEDLIDVFPSYVKPETGVIKAVVEVGE
- a CDS encoding aldo/keto reductase, with translation MKFRPLGRTGLDLSWLSFGASSLGAEFRGVDINEAMQSVHTALDLGMNFIDTSPFYGRGMSEVLLGLTLRDVPRSSYYLGTKLGRYDAAHFDFSAKRVVESVDVSLHRLGVDHFDIMLCHDLEFVEMSQIVEETLPALRKIRDQGKVRFIGVSGYPMKMFRYVLDHAELDVILSYNHYTLQNTMLADLVPYLKSKHVGIMNAAPFSARLLTNQPLPKWHKATPEVRDCAKRASDHCAKHGIDIAQLALQYSIDNEDLTTCVVGSANPANVRKWVQWSEQPIDRKLLADTLEILQPIHNWFYIEGRPENNDPL
- the dinB gene encoding DNA polymerase IV, producing the protein MILHVDMDAFYASVEERDDPSLVGKPVVVGGTAEGRGVVAAANYEARKYGVHSAMASSVARRLCPHAVTLKPRMDRYAAESRKIRTIFEQFTPLVEPLSLDEAFLDVTGSESIFGSSAEIGRQIKRRIRAELGLVASVGTAPNKFLAKIASDVGKPDGFVEVHAAGVQEFLDPLPVGRLWGVGKVTGQAFEKIGIRTIGQLRLLSADSLTTLFGSAGEHYRRLAHGIDDRRVVPDREAKSISNETTFAADIAEMELLRAWLVELVEQTARRLRRHSLKGRTVDLKVRFADFKTISRSVTLPQPTNITQELLDAGLALLTERLPPRHLPVRLLGFGVTGFDHSGSSQRQLFDEPDRERLKSLDRVADQIAAKFGSAALRRGTRPSDE
- a CDS encoding metallopeptidase, with the protein product MRLVPLVMLLSSMSVFAARGAAPVERDTPPKIERTEKKPEGWRLLIDQRLLSGEHAELGRRAERLLAANLYELSEIMPADALAKLRAVTIVVDLDHGRLTNMQYHPGAGWLSDHGYDPKLVKMVHIPAAGRFVDLHHRRVQPWCVLHELAHAYHDQVLGFDHAEVRAAYDSAKQAGIYDKVLHIQGNTTKHYALTTPMEYFAELSEAYIGTNDFYPFVRSELKLHDPRAYALLEKLWGKLP
- a CDS encoding methyltransferase domain-containing protein — encoded protein: MPLSALTTPTTDPTPIFEHFRGSYGSELLTAAVAHFNLFEHAAAQPSRPAELAAKLGLAARPAVVLFTALRAMNLLELDGAGRILPTVVAREHLMAGGSFYVGDYLGLAAEAPGVVGMVERLRTNRPYGVAPPCEPALPTASAGDGAAFIYREGMPSAMEQEASARHLTLALAGRAKNVAPAVAAQLNLDGAKILLDLGGGTGIYSIALVQKNPELKAIVFDRPEVLKVAAEMTAAYGVNERVELVPGDMFADPLPTGCDVVLLSNILHDWDLPECTTLLARAADALPPAEQGAGQGAGGRIVIHDVFLNDALDGPLPIALYSAALFTLTEGRAYSANEYRAMLRSIGFTAGEVEPTAIHCGLLTGTR